A genomic segment from Flavobacterium inviolabile encodes:
- a CDS encoding response regulator, whose protein sequence is MTKLRIAIIDDDSIFRFIFGKMVMKFPEAATEVIGFEDAVSAIKHFQSVKDRREDWPDMLFVDINMPQMTGWEFMDEVCRMEMDFVSNIPVFILSSSTSLADMEKINEYEFIDDYLIKPLKKIEFMELLREYYHKTVGSDGEG, encoded by the coding sequence ATGACAAAACTACGTATTGCTATTATCGACGACGATTCGATATTCCGGTTCATATTCGGAAAGATGGTGATGAAGTTTCCCGAGGCAGCTACCGAGGTAATCGGTTTTGAGGATGCCGTTTCGGCTATAAAGCATTTCCAGTCTGTTAAGGATAGGAGAGAAGACTGGCCGGACATGTTATTTGTGGATATTAATATGCCGCAGATGACCGGATGGGAATTCATGGATGAGGTTTGCAGGATGGAAATGGATTTTGTAAGTAACATTCCCGTTTTTATCTTAAGCTCCTCTACTAGCCTTGCCGATATGGAAAAAATAAACGAATATGAGTTTATTGACGATTATCTGATTAAACCGTTGAAAAAGATAGAATTTATGGAGTTGCTGCGTGAATATTATCATAAAACCGTCGGCTCCGATGGAGAAGGCTGA
- a CDS encoding FKBP-type peptidyl-prolyl cis-trans isomerase — protein sequence MNRLFKIVGSLVLMFSLFACDDKGSGGAEIRDYSEQFAADNTAIENYLKTHYLEVTHNAHGDVEDMTITAIPAGGSQVSIWDQTTYPLLNKTVKLHNILYKVYYLKTAAGTGDAPCGVDKLYTSYRGTLLTGYQFDYAPNATEISLVGAIKGWEFIFPEFRRGVTVENVNEAGVPDGTLRHEDYGAGVMFLPSGLGYYSQYVGSIPEYSPLVFTFKLYDIQFLDQDADGVLSRYEYGFDANYNLIDTDGDGIADIFDVDDDNDGVPTKEEIRIPGTINQYTYDLIPDCSGNNTNPARLRKHLDATCH from the coding sequence ATGAATAGATTATTTAAGATAGTAGGGAGCTTAGTCCTTATGTTTTCTCTTTTTGCATGTGATGATAAAGGTAGCGGTGGTGCTGAAATCCGGGATTATTCTGAGCAATTTGCCGCTGATAATACAGCCATTGAAAATTATTTGAAAACACATTACCTGGAAGTTACTCATAATGCACATGGAGATGTTGAGGATATGACAATCACAGCGATTCCTGCCGGAGGAAGTCAGGTTTCTATCTGGGATCAGACAACCTATCCGTTATTGAATAAAACAGTGAAACTTCACAATATCTTATATAAAGTTTATTATTTAAAAACTGCTGCCGGTACAGGTGATGCCCCTTGTGGTGTAGATAAACTGTACACTTCCTACAGAGGAACGCTGTTAACGGGATACCAGTTTGATTATGCTCCGAATGCTACCGAAATCAGCCTTGTGGGAGCGATAAAAGGATGGGAGTTTATTTTTCCGGAATTCAGAAGAGGAGTTACAGTAGAAAATGTAAACGAAGCGGGAGTGCCTGACGGAACATTGCGTCATGAAGATTACGGAGCAGGAGTAATGTTCCTGCCTTCAGGATTAGGTTATTATAGCCAATATGTAGGAAGTATTCCGGAATATTCACCGTTGGTGTTTACGTTTAAATTATACGATATACAATTTTTAGATCAGGATGCCGATGGTGTATTGTCAAGATATGAATATGGTTTTGATGCAAATTACAATCTGATTGATACAGATGGTGACGGTATTGCCGATATTTTTGACGTGGATGATGATAATGATGGCGTACCTACAAAAGAAGAGATCCGTATTCCGGGTACTATTAACCAGTATACCTATGATTTGATCCCGGATTGTAGCGGAAACAACACGAATCCGGCACGATTAAGAAAACATCTGGACGCTACTTGTCACTAA
- a CDS encoding NAD(P)H-binding protein — protein MKAVIIGATGATGKELLELLMASPEVTEIVALVRKPLPVKHTKLKEQVVDFDRIGEWDEAIAADVAFSCMGTTLKAAGSKEAQYKVDYGYQYEFARIAKSKQIPTFILVSSTSANPESSLFYSRMKGELEQAVEALNFKNLIVFRPGPLLRPDSDRAGEKISVAIISFLNKLGLLRKIAPLPVKALAALLFQYAVRPPAGHTIVESAQLLKEAGALAKTK, from the coding sequence ATGAAAGCTGTTATAATAGGCGCTACAGGCGCTACGGGAAAAGAGTTACTGGAACTGCTGATGGCAAGTCCGGAAGTGACAGAAATTGTGGCGCTGGTTCGGAAACCGCTCCCTGTAAAACATACAAAACTAAAAGAACAGGTAGTCGATTTTGACAGGATAGGCGAATGGGATGAGGCCATTGCTGCCGATGTAGCTTTCTCCTGTATGGGAACAACATTGAAAGCGGCGGGAAGCAAGGAAGCCCAGTATAAAGTTGATTATGGCTATCAGTATGAATTTGCCAGAATAGCGAAATCGAAACAGATCCCCACTTTTATACTGGTATCTTCAACCTCGGCTAATCCGGAATCGTCATTGTTCTATTCGAGAATGAAAGGAGAACTGGAGCAGGCTGTTGAAGCGCTAAACTTTAAGAACCTGATTGTTTTTCGTCCCGGACCATTGTTAAGACCCGATTCCGACAGGGCCGGAGAAAAAATTAGTGTTGCCATTATTTCTTTTCTGAATAAACTCGGACTACTCCGGAAAATAGCACCATTACCGGTAAAAGCTCTTGCGGCATTACTGTTTCAGTATGCTGTGCGTCCACCTGCGGGGCATACCATAGTAGAATCGGCACAGCTATTAAAAGAAGCAGGAGCATTAGCAAAAACAAAATAA
- a CDS encoding PAS domain-containing sensor histidine kinase, with protein MHSAELQNMLSDEIFGITQNISKECLILADFEGNIVLANKKAKAVLCLDEQNYQGSSCFELFSFSYAEDQTPLDRNGLPFIATLETDKTVEDSVIGIEIGEKPLIWISVSSRMIEISGTKYAIIGFFDVTETIRKSQKLQTRKNQLDQLLASIDDMVFEVSITGEILNCWTNDEDQLFYDPTMFLGKNLEVIFPNKLGRSFVSLIRDSLRENKSLSMEYQSPLEDNSERWYRMQVRPVYYSKQKAAVIITDISNRMKIEDEVRVNEQKFNQAFLHSGLGMALVGTDGRCIEVNNTLTKILGYDVSEMSRMKCSDYTHPDDLPYIEENMNKLKTLETESYTIKKRYIHKDGRFIWCLQTMSAVFDQHGTPIFYIAQIQDITQYRKYVEELQRNNRQLEIATIDLETKVRQLEEFNQIVAHNLRGPAGNIQMLVAEIEHADNETDRKEYLELLQCSSDGLIEIMQELIEILEVRGSKSLPMERCGFEQIYRKTIQQFSAEIHTKGAVIEADFEVPAISYSRIYLESIMYNLIGNALKYTVPGRKPQITIRSYASEGKCGFSVKDNGIGIDLDRYGMHVFKFRKTFHSGYDSKGIGLFMTRHQIESLGGRIYVVSEPDKGSTFYVQFDK; from the coding sequence ATGCATTCAGCGGAACTTCAGAACATGTTGAGCGATGAAATATTTGGCATTACGCAAAATATTAGTAAAGAATGTTTGATTCTTGCAGACTTTGAAGGAAACATCGTTTTGGCTAACAAAAAAGCCAAAGCCGTTTTATGTCTGGACGAGCAGAATTATCAGGGCAGCAGCTGCTTTGAATTGTTTAGTTTCTCCTATGCGGAAGACCAGACTCCGCTGGATCGGAACGGATTGCCGTTTATTGCAACACTGGAAACGGACAAAACGGTAGAGGACAGTGTGATTGGAATAGAAATCGGTGAAAAGCCGCTGATCTGGATATCCGTTAGTTCCAGGATGATCGAGATCTCGGGAACAAAATATGCAATTATCGGTTTTTTTGATGTTACAGAAACGATCCGGAAAAGTCAAAAACTACAAACCAGAAAAAACCAGCTGGATCAGCTTTTGGCTTCAATAGACGATATGGTATTTGAGGTCAGTATTACCGGTGAGATCCTTAATTGCTGGACGAATGACGAAGACCAACTTTTTTATGATCCGACAATGTTTCTGGGAAAGAATCTGGAAGTTATTTTTCCAAACAAGCTTGGTAGATCTTTTGTTTCCCTTATCAGGGATTCCTTAAGAGAGAACAAATCCCTAAGTATGGAATACCAATCTCCTTTGGAGGATAACAGTGAACGATGGTACAGGATGCAGGTGAGACCTGTTTATTATTCAAAACAAAAAGCGGCCGTTATTATTACGGATATCAGTAACAGGATGAAAATTGAGGATGAGGTCAGGGTTAACGAACAAAAGTTCAACCAGGCTTTTCTGCATTCAGGATTGGGAATGGCTTTAGTGGGTACCGACGGGCGCTGTATTGAAGTAAACAATACCCTTACAAAGATACTGGGTTATGATGTGTCGGAAATGTCCAGGATGAAATGTAGTGACTATACACATCCGGACGACCTGCCGTATATTGAAGAGAATATGAATAAGCTTAAGACGCTTGAAACCGAAAGTTACACTATAAAAAAGCGGTATATCCATAAAGACGGACGTTTTATCTGGTGCCTTCAGACCATGTCGGCCGTCTTTGATCAGCATGGAACGCCCATTTTCTATATCGCGCAGATACAGGATATTACACAGTATAGAAAGTATGTGGAGGAACTGCAGCGGAATAACCGACAGCTGGAGATTGCAACGATCGACCTGGAAACCAAAGTGCGGCAATTGGAAGAATTTAACCAGATCGTTGCACACAATCTGAGAGGACCGGCCGGAAATATCCAGATGCTGGTTGCCGAGATTGAACATGCAGATAATGAAACAGACAGAAAAGAATATCTGGAGCTCCTGCAGTGTTCAAGTGACGGACTTATCGAAATTATGCAGGAACTTATCGAGATACTGGAAGTCAGAGGCAGTAAATCGCTGCCAATGGAGAGATGTGGTTTCGAACAGATATACAGGAAGACCATCCAGCAATTCTCGGCAGAGATCCATACTAAGGGCGCTGTAATAGAAGCTGATTTTGAAGTTCCGGCTATTTCCTATTCAAGAATCTATCTGGAAAGCATCATGTATAACCTGATAGGGAATGCCTTAAAGTACACAGTACCGGGCAGAAAACCGCAGATTACGATCAGATCCTATGCTTCAGAAGGAAAATGCGGCTTTAGCGTTAAGGATAATGGAATAGGGATTGATCTGGACAGGTATGGGATGCATGTGTTCAAATTTAGGAAGACCTTTCATAGCGGATATGACAGCAAGGGGATTGGACTTTTTATGACCAGACATCAGATAGAATCATTGGGAGGGAGGATTTATGTAGTTAGTGAGCCTGATAAAGGAAGTACTTTTTATGTCCAGTTTGATAAATAA
- a CDS encoding shikimate kinase, which translates to MKKIVLIGYMGSGKSTIGKILSEKIAIPAFDLDKIIEEKTKKTIPELFSEIGEVRFRKIEHETLRKFITEKDDYILSLGGGAPCYANNHEFLQLEGIVSVYLKASVKELMQRLENEKAGRPLLASLKETEIEEFIAKHLFDRSYFYHQAKHVIAVDGKKPDHIVSEIESLLT; encoded by the coding sequence ATGAAAAAAATAGTCCTCATTGGCTATATGGGTTCCGGCAAGTCAACAATAGGTAAAATATTATCAGAAAAAATAGCAATACCGGCTTTTGATCTGGATAAAATTATTGAAGAAAAGACAAAAAAGACCATTCCGGAATTGTTTTCGGAGATTGGAGAAGTCAGATTTCGCAAGATCGAGCACGAAACACTCCGGAAATTTATAACAGAAAAGGATGACTATATATTAAGTCTGGGTGGTGGTGCTCCCTGTTATGCCAATAACCATGAATTTTTACAGCTGGAAGGTATCGTATCGGTATACTTAAAAGCATCCGTCAAGGAGTTAATGCAGCGACTGGAAAATGAAAAGGCGGGCAGACCTTTGCTGGCTTCGTTAAAAGAAACCGAAATAGAAGAATTTATAGCCAAACATTTGTTTGACCGAAGCTATTTTTACCACCAGGCCAAACATGTGATTGCCGTTGATGGTAAAAAGCCGGATCATATTGTTTCGGAAATTGAAAGCCTGTTAACTTAA
- a CDS encoding phosphoribosyltransferase family protein, translating to MKNIILTQQEINHKTKRIAFQIYETFVDENEVVLAGIASNGYIFAQKIAKELEQISDLKVILCEVKINKTKPQEKITTSLSPEQYENKGLVLIDDVLSSGTTLIYGVKHFLDVPLKKFKTAVLVDRNHKKYPVKADFKGLSLSTSLLEHIQVVFEETEEYAYLS from the coding sequence ATGAAAAATATTATCTTAACCCAGCAGGAAATCAACCATAAAACCAAACGAATTGCTTTTCAGATCTACGAAACTTTTGTAGATGAAAACGAAGTTGTTTTAGCGGGGATCGCTTCCAACGGGTATATTTTCGCTCAGAAAATTGCGAAAGAACTGGAACAGATTTCCGATTTGAAGGTTATTTTATGCGAAGTAAAAATCAACAAAACCAAACCTCAGGAAAAAATCACTACCTCACTAAGCCCGGAGCAGTACGAAAATAAAGGTTTGGTACTGATTGATGACGTGCTTAGTTCCGGCACCACTTTGATCTATGGTGTAAAGCATTTTCTTGACGTTCCGCTGAAAAAATTCAAAACCGCGGTACTGGTAGACCGGAACCATAAAAAATATCCCGTTAAAGCCGATTTTAAAGGCCTCTCCTTGTCGACTTCACTATTAGAGCACATCCAGGTTGTTTTTGAAGAAACAGAGGAATACGCCTATTTAAGTTAA
- a CDS encoding transketolase family protein codes for MKKYTNTGNKDTRSGFGAGLTELGQKNENVVALCADLIGSLKMDDFKKNHPERFFQIGIAEANMIGIAAGMTIGGKIPFTGTFANFSTGRVYDQIRQSVAYSDKNVKICASHAGLTLGEDGATHQILEDIGLMKMLPGMTVINTCDYNQTKAATLAIAEHHGPVYLRFGRPSVPNFTPENGTFEIGKAVVLNEGTDVTIIATGHLVWEALVAAEALEAKGISAEVINIHTIKPLDEEAILKSVAKTGCVVTAEEHNMLGGLGESVSRTLSLNNPAPQEYVAVKDSFGESGTPDQLMEKYQLNNQAIFAAAEKVITRK; via the coding sequence ATGAAAAAATATACAAACACAGGAAATAAAGATACGCGCTCTGGTTTTGGAGCCGGACTTACAGAACTTGGTCAAAAAAATGAAAATGTAGTAGCACTTTGCGCTGACCTGATCGGTTCATTAAAAATGGATGATTTCAAAAAAAATCATCCGGAACGTTTTTTCCAGATCGGGATTGCAGAAGCTAACATGATTGGAATTGCAGCGGGAATGACTATTGGCGGCAAAATTCCTTTTACCGGAACTTTCGCTAACTTTTCTACCGGAAGGGTTTACGACCAGATTCGTCAGTCGGTAGCTTACTCCGATAAAAACGTTAAAATCTGTGCTTCGCATGCCGGATTAACATTAGGAGAAGATGGTGCTACACACCAGATCCTTGAAGATATCGGTTTGATGAAAATGCTGCCTGGAATGACGGTAATCAACACTTGTGATTACAATCAGACAAAAGCAGCTACATTAGCTATTGCTGAGCACCACGGACCGGTTTACCTGCGTTTCGGCCGACCGTCTGTACCTAACTTCACTCCGGAAAACGGAACATTCGAAATTGGTAAGGCTGTCGTATTAAACGAAGGTACTGATGTTACAATTATCGCTACCGGACATTTGGTTTGGGAAGCTTTGGTTGCTGCAGAAGCTTTGGAAGCAAAAGGTATTTCTGCCGAGGTAATCAACATCCACACGATAAAACCACTGGATGAAGAAGCAATTCTTAAATCGGTTGCTAAAACAGGTTGTGTTGTTACTGCTGAAGAGCACAATATGCTTGGCGGTTTAGGCGAAAGTGTTTCCAGAACATTATCGTTAAACAATCCTGCACCACAGGAATATGTAGCCGTTAAGGACAGTTTTGGCGAAAGCGGAACACCGGATCAGTTAATGGAGAAATACCAGTTGAACAATCAGGCTATTTTTGCAGCTGCTGAAAAGGTTATCACACGAAAATAA
- a CDS encoding methyltransferase domain-containing protein has protein sequence MILKLNKNYWEDRYLNNETGWDAGSITTPLKDYIDQIDDKTLKILIPGAGNAHELDYLFSKGFQNVFVIDLAASPLQNIKKRNPLFPGSQLIQGDFFELEEHFDLILEQTFFCALSPELRKNYVSKMAQLLNPNGKIAGLLFDFPLTEAGPPFGGSKEAYLSLFSDIFSIKTLERAYNSIKPRQEKEFFFIFEKK, from the coding sequence ATGATACTGAAACTGAATAAAAATTACTGGGAAGACCGCTATCTGAACAATGAAACCGGATGGGATGCCGGTTCAATTACCACCCCGCTGAAGGATTATATTGACCAGATTGACGATAAGACACTGAAGATCTTAATACCCGGTGCCGGAAATGCACACGAGCTGGATTACCTGTTTTCAAAAGGGTTCCAGAATGTATTTGTTATAGATCTGGCCGCTTCGCCGTTACAGAACATCAAAAAAAGAAATCCGCTGTTTCCCGGATCCCAGTTGATTCAGGGTGATTTTTTTGAGCTGGAGGAACACTTCGATCTGATCCTGGAGCAGACTTTTTTCTGCGCACTGTCACCGGAGCTTCGCAAAAATTATGTTTCCAAAATGGCACAATTACTAAACCCTAACGGAAAAATCGCCGGACTGCTGTTTGATTTCCCGCTCACCGAAGCCGGACCTCCGTTTGGCGGCAGCAAAGAAGCATATTTAAGCCTTTTTTCAGACATATTTTCGATAAAAACACTTGAAAGAGCTTATAATTCCATAAAACCAAGACAAGAAAAAGAGTTCTTCTTTATCTTTGAAAAAAAATAA
- a CDS encoding helix-turn-helix domain-containing protein, with translation MKQIIHLETISEINRFVQQGGAKHPLVAVIDFSKVDEYIEAGTRISCGFYSVMFKNYCINNMKYGRQQYDFQEGSLICIAPKQVVELDSEIEKREDMMGWGLFFHPDLVRGTALGSRMKDYSFFSYEASEALHLSEKEKQVLHDCIVNIENELNENIDSHSQNLIVSNIELFLNYCARYYGRQFITRKHTNRDVVGQVEKALKDYFYSDKLEKKGLPTVSYLAAIVNFSPNYLSDLLKKETGMNAKDHIHHFVIEEAKNILLGSSKSISEIAYQLGFEYPQYFSRLFKQKTGNTPQEFRNLTV, from the coding sequence ATGAAGCAGATTATACATCTGGAGACCATCTCCGAGATCAACAGGTTTGTACAGCAGGGAGGCGCAAAGCATCCTCTGGTTGCTGTAATTGATTTTAGTAAAGTAGATGAATATATTGAGGCGGGTACGCGGATATCCTGCGGTTTTTATTCGGTTATGTTTAAGAACTACTGCATCAATAATATGAAATATGGCAGACAGCAATATGATTTTCAGGAAGGAAGTCTGATCTGTATCGCTCCCAAACAGGTTGTGGAACTGGACAGTGAGATCGAAAAACGGGAAGACATGATGGGATGGGGACTGTTTTTTCATCCGGATCTGGTAAGGGGAACAGCATTGGGTTCCAGGATGAAAGACTATTCCTTTTTCTCTTATGAGGCATCTGAAGCCCTGCATTTATCAGAAAAAGAGAAACAGGTTTTACATGATTGTATTGTGAATATTGAGAATGAATTAAATGAGAATATTGATAGTCACAGTCAGAACCTGATAGTTTCCAATATAGAGCTGTTTTTAAACTATTGTGCAAGATATTATGGCAGGCAGTTCATTACAAGAAAACATACAAACAGGGATGTCGTAGGACAGGTTGAAAAAGCCCTGAAAGACTATTTCTATTCGGACAAACTGGAAAAGAAAGGACTGCCTACGGTTAGCTATCTGGCAGCGATTGTCAATTTTTCACCCAACTATTTAAGCGACCTGTTAAAAAAAGAAACAGGCATGAATGCAAAGGATCATATCCATCATTTTGTTATTGAGGAAGCGAAGAACATATTATTGGGCAGCAGCAAAAGCATAAGTGAAATAGCATATCAGTTAGGCTTTGAATATCCGCAGTACTTCAGCAGATTATTCAAGCAGAAAACAGGCAATACACCTCAGGAATTCAGGAATTTGACGGTATAA
- a CDS encoding RNA-binding S4 domain-containing protein encodes MRVDKYLWCVRYYKTRNIATEACKKGHITVNGQTAKPSREVFATDKITLRKDQINYILTVLDVPESRVGAKLVDIYRKDETPLESFEHLELLRLSKEHYRARGTGRPTKKDRRDIDDYTLDADEDDTETE; translated from the coding sequence ATGAGAGTGGATAAATATTTATGGTGTGTACGCTACTATAAAACAAGAAACATTGCAACAGAAGCTTGTAAAAAGGGGCACATCACTGTAAATGGACAAACAGCAAAGCCTTCCAGGGAAGTTTTTGCTACAGATAAAATTACATTACGAAAAGATCAGATTAACTACATACTGACCGTTCTGGATGTTCCCGAAAGCAGAGTGGGCGCCAAACTGGTTGACATATACCGAAAAGACGAAACGCCTTTAGAGTCTTTTGAACATCTGGAATTACTAAGGCTTTCCAAGGAGCATTACCGCGCCAGAGGAACAGGCCGTCCTACTAAAAAAGACAGACGGGACATTGACGATTATACCTTAGATGCCGACGAAGATGATACTGAAACTGAATAA
- a CDS encoding PAS domain-containing protein gives MKTSSCPSIDDFKYIWRRYSLFINKRTRTGKKYLNRNEMWKDRFFTQIIKFAIPTGIVSLIVNIVIECSHSSYITAITDLLAFVSIIIVVLHKKLTIRFKKFFGVTVMMLFSIIKIVTLHSLMCGTVFLLLLSVFVTLLFSKKMAYLSVAVNAMICILFGIALFEGFPIHELELVHDNIPYRWILYSFNFIFSNLVMVSIIIYVISGFEKTILKSENLYIKLRQEVQEKVVKENLLQEAVTHYKSLFFFNPLPMIIYHPTTLRLLYVNKSAIHCYGYNKKEFLDMKVNRLLQCDEEAFRNKVRRDYVHQRDQHYCKNGNPILVDINASNIRLNGSWVRLAIIRDITSEAAYIAAIEKKNKKMKEIAHLQSHVIRNPLSRIMGIIELLQSDPVAAEELDQLLSYLMQSAQELDTVVASIVKRTEEEMKED, from the coding sequence ATGAAAACAAGCTCTTGTCCATCAATTGATGATTTTAAGTATATATGGAGAAGATACTCCCTCTTTATCAACAAGAGAACGCGAACAGGGAAAAAGTACCTGAACAGGAACGAAATGTGGAAGGACCGGTTTTTCACACAAATCATAAAATTTGCAATACCAACAGGAATAGTCTCCCTTATCGTTAATATTGTAATAGAATGTTCTCACAGTAGTTATATAACAGCCATAACCGATTTACTCGCATTCGTATCGATTATTATCGTAGTGCTGCATAAAAAACTTACGATCCGATTTAAGAAGTTTTTTGGAGTGACCGTAATGATGCTCTTCTCCATTATCAAAATAGTAACCTTACATTCCCTGATGTGCGGAACGGTTTTTCTGCTGCTGCTCAGTGTGTTTGTTACGCTTCTGTTTTCTAAAAAAATGGCTTACCTGTCGGTTGCTGTCAATGCGATGATCTGTATTTTGTTTGGCATCGCTTTATTTGAGGGTTTTCCGATACACGAACTGGAACTGGTACATGATAACATACCCTACAGATGGATACTCTACTCGTTCAACTTTATATTTTCAAATCTGGTAATGGTCTCCATTATTATATATGTTATCAGCGGTTTTGAAAAGACCATTCTAAAATCTGAAAATCTTTATATCAAACTCCGTCAGGAAGTACAGGAAAAGGTTGTCAAGGAAAATCTGCTACAGGAAGCGGTGACCCATTATAAAAGTTTGTTTTTTTTTAATCCGCTGCCGATGATCATTTATCATCCCACTACTTTACGTTTATTATATGTAAACAAAAGTGCCATACACTGCTACGGATACAACAAGAAAGAGTTCCTGGATATGAAAGTAAACCGGCTTCTGCAGTGTGATGAAGAAGCATTCAGGAACAAGGTACGCAGAGATTATGTTCATCAAAGAGACCAGCATTATTGTAAAAACGGAAATCCCATACTGGTGGATATCAATGCCAGTAATATACGGTTAAACGGATCATGGGTACGTTTAGCCATCATCAGGGACATTACGTCAGAAGCAGCCTATATTGCTGCTATTGAGAAAAAGAATAAAAAGATGAAGGAAATAGCCCATCTGCAATCACATGTTATACGAAATCCCTTATCCAGAATAATGGGAATCATCGAGTTGTTACAGTCGGATCCTGTTGCAGCAGAGGAACTGGATCAGCTGCTTTCTTACCTGATGCAGTCTGCGCAAGAGCTGGATACAGTAGTCGCAAGCATTGTAAAACGGACAGAAGAAGAGATGAAAGAGGATTAA